The DNA segment TTTTCGGATGGTCGAATTCCAGCGGAACCCACATGCTGCACTTGATCTTGATAATTTTTTGCCGACTTCTTCAAAAGCAGCTAGCTGAGTACTTGATTCGCGAATGTGTCGTAACACGACTTCGGCGAGTAACAGATCCTCATCTTCTGACCAGGCATCTTGTCGAGTGACTACCATTTTTCATCTCTCCTTTTATATCATATGCTTTCTTATGTCTATGCAAATCAGGTGTTAGATAGACTAGGAACTAGTAATCAGTTATATCCTTTTTCTCTCTAATCTATTCACCCTGATTGAAGGAGGATAAAAACGATAAAAAAACCTCCAGGGTAGGATACCCAAGAGGTTTCTTTCAAACATTATTTTGTAACTTTTTCACCTTTGTAAGAACCACATTCTTTACAAACGCGGTGGCTAAGTTTCATCTCGCCACATTCTGCACATTTCACCATGCCAGGGACAGCTAGTTTCAAGTGCGTACGACGTTTTCTTTTAGCGGTTTTAGACGTTCTTCTAAATGGTACTGCCAATATTCCCACCTCCTTAAAAAAATCAAACACTCAATCATCGACTCGTTACGACTTATCAAAAAACTTGGCTAAATCAGCCATACGCGGGTCAATTCGATCCTTTTGTGACTCTTCAGTCACAAGCTCCCAGTCTTTACCTGAAGGCGGAGCTAACGGCTCTGCACCCTCTTCAGCATAGACCTGTAATGGAATTTCCAAAAGGATTCGCTCTTCCAGAATAGGAGTTAGATCAATCTCATCATCAAGAACCAAATGAACTTCATCCTTATCTGAGATATCCGGCATAACGGATCCCTCAGGTAGAAAATGCTCATCAAAGCTAATTGATAGTGGCCACTTCACATCTGCAAGGGTTCTTGCACATGGCAGAGTCAACTCTCCCTCAAGCTTTAAAGAAAATGTAATGAGATTTGTCGGATATGTCACTTCTCCAGTTACCCGGATGTTTGTCATATCACGAATATCATTACTTTCTTTTAGTAACTGATCAAAGCGAACCGACTCATCAATAGGAAAGGTCTTATGCTTAGCTGCTTTTAGTTCACGCAGCGTCCATTTCATGATAAACCACCTCTAAGGCACAAAAGTAATTATAGATCTGACACTAATGAATGTCAACCTTTTTTCTTTACAGTTTAATGCGTATACTAAGATTAGTTCCTTCATTAGAACTACATCTATTCTAGCATGTCAGATTATCCGAGTAAAGGAGGCCGTCCATGCAAAACGTAACAAACCAAGTAAAAGCCGTTG comes from the Alkalihalobacillus sp. FSL W8-0930 genome and includes:
- the rpmF gene encoding 50S ribosomal protein L32 encodes the protein MAVPFRRTSKTAKRKRRTHLKLAVPGMVKCAECGEMKLSHRVCKECGSYKGEKVTK
- a CDS encoding YceD family protein, producing MKWTLRELKAAKHKTFPIDESVRFDQLLKESNDIRDMTNIRVTGEVTYPTNLITFSLKLEGELTLPCARTLADVKWPLSISFDEHFLPEGSVMPDISDKDEVHLVLDDEIDLTPILEERILLEIPLQVYAEEGAEPLAPPSGKDWELVTEESQKDRIDPRMADLAKFFDKS